Proteins encoded in a region of the Bacillales bacterium genome:
- a CDS encoding superoxide dismutase family protein gives MRIKMVAMLTVLCLGISACSGTEQDSANKNDGRQVKADPVAGDGAGKSLTVPLVNAKGKKSGEARLVQTSDGVKIHVQASGLKPGKHGIHIHEFGKCTPPDFKSAGEHFNPFGKQHGLANPKGPHAGDLPNLVVGKSGEVEASFTAKYVTLKQGKNNSLLDADGSALVIHADPDDNKSQPSGNSGARVLCGVIGK, from the coding sequence ATGAGAATAAAGATGGTTGCTATGCTTACCGTGCTTTGTCTCGGGATTTCCGCTTGCAGCGGTACCGAGCAAGATTCCGCGAACAAAAACGATGGAAGGCAAGTTAAGGCTGATCCGGTAGCCGGGGACGGCGCGGGGAAATCACTGACGGTTCCTCTTGTCAATGCAAAAGGGAAAAAGAGCGGGGAGGCGCGATTGGTCCAAACGTCCGACGGTGTCAAAATCCATGTGCAAGCTTCCGGGCTGAAGCCGGGCAAGCACGGAATCCATATTCACGAATTTGGAAAATGCACGCCGCCTGATTTCAAATCGGCGGGCGAACATTTTAATCCGTTCGGCAAACAACACGGACTCGCAAATCCGAAAGGTCCGCATGCAGGGGACTTACCGAATCTCGTCGTCGGAAAGTCCGGAGAGGTCGAGGCGTCCTTTACGGCGAAATATGTCACGCTGAAGCAAGGAAAGAACAACTCACTGCTTGATGCTGATGGCAGCGCGCTTGTCATTCACGCCGATCCTGACGACAACAAGTCGCAGCCTTCCGGGAATTCCGGAGCGCGGGTGCTGTGCGGCGTGATTGGGAAATAA